TTCGATAATCAACTGCCAAGCGCACGTAGTAGTCTTGTTCAGCCACAGCAATCAATTCAGCGATTTGGGCTAATGGGAGTCGGCGCGATTGATACTGATTTGGATTGTCACAAAAATAACGTAGTTCTGCGTAATTATCCGTAGGTAATTTCAGGTCGAGGTGAAGAATACGCATTGGTTGCTAATTTATGTCTTCAAGAACTTGCTGAATTTGCTCAATTGTGGCATCCTGTAGCAACAATCGCTTACCCTGACTGGTAACAATTAAGACTTTCTCAATTTTTTGATCGGATTTCCCTGATTTGTAATCTTTGTACCACTGACGAATCTGTTCCGCGATCGCCATTGTACCGCCAACAATACCAATAATTGTGGCGATCGTCACTAAGGTTCCCTCTCTTTCCAGTTCCGATTCCACCTCGTAACTTCCGGACAACCCCGAAATAGATAATAACTCGTTTGTTGCCGCGATCGCATCTCGTCCTTGAATTTCGATTTGAATATTCACCATAATTCACTGGGGGAAAACGGTTAATTATTCACCTCCACTGGGAGTGACGGTGGTTGGCTGAGGTTTGGGTGTAATGGGAAAATTACCCTGGAGGGGATCTATATTCGTGTTACTGGGTGCGAGGAGATTATTATTTTGCGGTAAGGTAGTGCTACCGGGGGCGAGAGGGTTATTATTTTGCGGTAGAGTGGTGCTACCAGGGGCGAGAGGGTTAGTTGCCCCCGGTACTGGGGGGGGACTTCCTGGTAAGGGAGTTAGGGGCGGTATATTCGTTTCTGGGGTCAACTGAGGGGATGTTTGAGTGGGCAGGGAATCAGGGCTTTCAGTAGGTTGAGAAGAATTACCAGGGAGAGTAGCAAGGGCGACGCGATCGCCGCCAACTTCTCTGAGAATGTCTAATACTTGCATGACTTCGTTGTAACTAGCTTTTTTAGCTGCATAAAGTACAACTTGTCCGCTAGGATTTGCACTGTAATAACTTTTTATTTGTTGAGATAATTGATTTTGATTCGCGACAGGCTGTTTTTCTACATATATTTGTCCGAAATCATCTATAGTAACGATTAACATTTCTCGCACTTGGGGCGTACCAGTTTTAGCTTGAGGTAAATCAAGGCTGATGGCTTGTTGGCGAGAAAATCCTACCGATGCCAAAATAAAGAAGGTCAAGATACAAAAGACAACATCGATCAAAGGCATGATTTCGATCCGTACGTCTTCAGTATTAGAAGCATCTAACCATAAGCGTAAAGGACGAGTCGATGCTGCTTTGTTAGGGCGAGATTTTCTTTTTTTCGAGGTTACTTGAGTCATAATAGCCTGCCGCGAATTAATTGCTACTGATTTTGATTGTAGTTATCGGGATTTTCTGAATTTTCCAGGTTAGCCGTTAGGCGATCGGGAGTGGAATTTTCGGCTGTGGATACAGATTCGATTTTAGCTTTCTTAGGTTTCCGGCGTTTCGGTTTGCGATCGCCAAGAATCTCGCTGCGATCGCGCGAGGTCATTATTTCGGTAGGATTATCTTGTAATTCTCCATATTCGTAATCTCGCTGTAATTTTTGCCGATAGATTACTTCTAACTCACTTCCAGCCCTCCGTAAAACTCGGACTTGGTTAAACCAAAATGCCTGAAAGATGCGATAAAAGGTTAAACTGACAAGAGCGACAATGATTCCTGCGGCGGTGGAAATTAAGGCTTCGCCAATACCTTGAGTTACGCCTTCAGTCGTTCCCAACTCGGAGATCTGGATTGAACCCAAGGAGTTAATTAAACCTAACACAGTTCCCAATAAACCGAGTAGAGGAGAAATCGCAATAATCGCTTCTAAGACTTTATCTCCGCGTCGCATCAAGGCTAATTCATCATCGGCTGCGGCTTCTAAGGCTAAATGTAACACTTCTGGTTCGGGATTTTGCAGTCGCAAAGGAGCATAAAGAAACCGACCGATGGGATGATAAAGGTAATCTTGGGAAATTTCTCTAGCTACATCCCAGTTACGATAAGCTGCATCTAAGACGGTGTTAAGGATACGCTTTTCTCGGAGGGAAAATCGCAACCAATACCAAATGCGATCGAGAATTGTCCCCAATGCTAACACTGATAGTACCAGCAGGGGCCACATGGCGATCCCGCCTTTAGTCATGATGTCTTCAAAAGTCACAGTTTCCTCTTACCTCCATTAGCTTTTTGCACATCTTTATATTTAACACTGCTTGATGGTAGCTAGTTTGGTTAGTTTTGTCTTGCGGAACGTTTGTCCAGCTTCATAGGTCATTTGTTGTGAGGAATGTGAGGAGAAAAAATGAATAAAAAAGGGATAATCGCCGCGATCGCGTTGACTTTGTGAGAATTATCGACAATTAGCTGGAAACTGTGGGCGTTTGAGGGTAGATTTAAGAGCGATCGGGTTGAGGATTCGGCTGTAGCTGAGTTAACCTCTGTCGATGAGCAACTTGTCGATGCTCAAACTTAAGTTTGGTTTTAAGCTATTTCAGGAAATTCTGCAAGCGGAAGGGGACAAAAATCTCTTTGTCTCACCTACCAGTGTAGCGATCGCACTTTCTATGTTATACAACGGTGCGGCTGGCGAAACGCAACAAATGATGGCAAAAAAGTCTTTTTTTTATTAATACTTTCAAGGTAACTGGACAAAAGAATTCGCTCCAGACAAACTACCGAAAACTTATTTTACCTTTTTTATAAAGGTGTTTGTAGTAAGCGCTTTAGCGCTTCTCTAATTTTAGAATTCAAAATTAACCGCAATCTAAAATGCCAAACCCAAGGCAACAATCTCAGCGTTTGTAGTAAGCGCTTTAGCGCTTCTCTAATTTTAGAATTCAAAATTAATCGTTATCTAAAACGCCAAACCCAAGGCGACAATCTAAGAGTTTGTAGTAAGCGCTTTAGCGCTTCTCTAATTTTAGAATTCAAAATTAATCGTTATCTAAAACGCCAAAACCAAGGCGACAATCTCAGAGTTTGTAGTAAGCGCTTTAGCGCTTCTCTAATTTTAGAATTCAAAATTAATCGTTATCTAAAACGCCAAAACCAAGGCGACAATCTCAGCGTTTGTAGTAAGCGCTTTAGCGCTTCTCTAATTTTAGAATTCACAATTAATCGTTATCTAAAATGCCAAACCCAAGGCTAAAGATGTAAAGATTACTTACCGAAAATCTCTCTAATTTTAGAATTCACAATTAATCGTTATCTAAAATGCCAAACCCAAGGCTAAAGATGTAAAGATTACTTACCGAAAATCTCTCTAATTTTCCTAGCAATTTTCTGTATAAATAAGACAATTTTATCGCGCTGAAGCGCTCACTACTAACACGGAAATGCACCACTTTACCAGGGAACATTAATCGTTATCTAAAACGCTAAAACCAAGACTAAAGATGTGAAGATTACTTACCGAAAATCTCTCTAATTTTCCTAGCAATTTTCTGTATAAATAAGACAATTTTGTCGCGCTGAAGTGCTCACTACTAACTAGGTTAATCGACGGCTTAAATCGACAAAAATCGTTGATTTTTCTTTAAAAAGGAATGTCGTCATCATCTTCAGGTTCAGATATTCTTAAACTAACAATTGAAGTTTTCTTTTCTTCGATTGGTAATTCTTCAATTGCTTCACCCAAATCTTTTTGTAACTTCTTATCTAGCTTCACAGCAAAGTCTAAATCGATTCCTTTTGCTTGCGCTACTTTCACTAAGTCGCGAAAAGTAACCTTCTTTTCTGTACGTTGAGAAGTGGACAATTTAAAACCCTTGACTTCTTTAATTTTTTGTGCATCCATTGCTGCTTTGAGACGATTTTTAAGGTCGGCAATTTCTGTGTCTAGAAGTTTCCAACGATACTCAAGTTGACGATATCTATTAGTAAGTTCTTGAATATCTTCGTTAGCAGGATCTGGACGATCGGTTAGTTGTAATAATTTGAGATGAACTTGTGCCAAATAAACAACATCCATTTTAGCATAGTATAATTGACTGGTAGTAAGCGATCGCTGTCCCCAATCTCCTGCTTGTTCCCTTTTATCAATAACAGGAAAATTACAAAGTTTTTCGGCTAAAGTTTTTAATTGATAGTTAGGCAATTGGGCTTTATAAAAAGGTATTTTTTTCGCCATTTCTAAAGTGCAAGTAACATTATTTGCTTGTTTTTTGCCTAAAAAATTAAGGTCATATTGAGCGTTATGAAA
The window above is part of the Oscillatoria salina IIICB1 genome. Proteins encoded here:
- a CDS encoding MotA/TolQ/ExbB proton channel family protein, with amino-acid sequence MTFEDIMTKGGIAMWPLLVLSVLALGTILDRIWYWLRFSLREKRILNTVLDAAYRNWDVAREISQDYLYHPIGRFLYAPLRLQNPEPEVLHLALEAAADDELALMRRGDKVLEAIIAISPLLGLLGTVLGLINSLGSIQISELGTTEGVTQGIGEALISTAAGIIVALVSLTFYRIFQAFWFNQVRVLRRAGSELEVIYRQKLQRDYEYGELQDNPTEIMTSRDRSEILGDRKPKRRKPKKAKIESVSTAENSTPDRLTANLENSENPDNYNQNQ
- a CDS encoding ExbD/TolR family protein; the protein is MTQVTSKKRKSRPNKAASTRPLRLWLDASNTEDVRIEIMPLIDVVFCILTFFILASVGFSRQQAISLDLPQAKTGTPQVREMLIVTIDDFGQIYVEKQPVANQNQLSQQIKSYYSANPSGQVVLYAAKKASYNEVMQVLDILREVGGDRVALATLPGNSSQPTESPDSLPTQTSPQLTPETNIPPLTPLPGSPPPVPGATNPLAPGSTTLPQNNNPLAPGSTTLPQNNNLLAPSNTNIDPLQGNFPITPKPQPTTVTPSGGE
- a CDS encoding serpin family protein; its protein translation is MLKLKFGFKLFQEILQAEGDKNLFVSPTSVAIALSMLYNGAAGETQQMMAKKSFFY
- a CDS encoding ribonuclease D, producing the protein MQYLMVAEEIEAAIAQYSQKQQLWIDTEVADYNSKQPRLSLIQILDDPSDLNGSRVTILDILYQPELVHEFIEQIMLNSQIEKVFHNAQYDLNFLGKKQANNVTCTLEMAKKIPFYKAQLPNYQLKTLAEKLCNFPVIDKREQAGDWGQRSLTTSQLYYAKMDVVYLAQVHLKLLQLTDRPDPANEDIQELTNRYRQLEYRWKLLDTEIADLKNRLKAAMDAQKIKEVKGFKLSTSQRTEKKVTFRDLVKVAQAKGIDLDFAVKLDKKLQKDLGEAIEELPIEEKKTSIVSLRISEPEDDDDIPF